GTCATCTTTATCTTTGAAATTACCATAGATACTGCCTTTAGTTAAACCTGTAGCTGTAGTGATGTCTGAAAGTGAAGTAGCAAAGTATCCTTTTTTATTAAAGATAGGGGCTGTCTTCTCAATGATAAATTGTCGGGTCTGTTCTGCTTTTGACATGATGACGCTGTTCTTTGGTTTCAAAGATAAAAAATACTTTTCGGTATATTATTAATTTCTGTAGGATGCGACTGAAAAAGTTACATTATTTTCTTTCCGTTATGCGGTAAGTGCAACGGGAACCATTTTCGATAATGTATTCTATTCTGCTGATCGAATATGATGGGCCGATAAGCTGTTGAAAATTGCGAAGTTCTGAACGACAAAAACCTTGACATTCAGTTGCTGCGGCACATATGGGACAGTGATTTTCAATGAGGAGATAAGATTCGGCTTCTTTTTTCCATTCGGCCATATATCCTTCTTCCGTTCTCTTGGTAGCGATAATATCAAGTTTTTTTTCGATAGATCTGGTATCAGATATGGCATTCATATATTTCTGATATACTTTTGACTCGCGGTCGGTGATCAATAGATCCAAGGCATTCTCACCAAGCACCTGTTTAATGGATTGCAGGAGTTGTACAGTAATGTCAGCATGACTATCTGGAAATTTTGCAAGCCCTAATGGTGAAAGGCAATAATAGGTGGATGGTCGGCCTATGCCTTCACTTCTCGCATAAGATTCTATTAGGTCCTGATTAGCAAGATTGAGCAGGTGTTTGCGGGCGCCCTCTTTTGTAATACCCAACTCTGCCGCAATAAGCGCAGCCGTAACCTCGCCTCGCATTTTTAATAACATTAATATTCTATCTGCTGGAGCCTTCTGCATTTGACAATTAAAAAGTTGTTTTAATGTTTTCTGAACAAAGATACTATTTTTTCAATTGTTGCTATAATCAATAGTATTAAAGTTTTTGTCTAGCAGAGGATAAATTTTATGACATTAATAAAACAACTATTTGGTTGTTTTATTAATGTCTATTAGTTAGTTTTGATTCATTATTAAAACAATAAAACTAAAATAACATGAGCAAATTTCAATTACCAGATTTATCATATGCCTATGGGGCACTTGAACCTTATTTTGATCGGGAGACAATGACGATTCATCATCAAAAACATCATCAGGCCTATGTTGATAATTTAAATAAAGCCGTAGTCGGTACAGGTGCTGAAGGTATTGAATTGCAGGATATCCTGGCGGAGGTGAGCCAATATAGCCCAGCTATTCGCAACAATGCCGGAGGGCACTACAATCATTCCTTGTTTTGGCAAATTTTATCTGCAACACCGAAAACAGTACCTACTGGAAAGTTGGCAAAGGAAATAGATGCAACTTTTGGTTCCTTAGATGAGTTGAAAACAAGGATAAAAAACGCAGGACTCGGACAATTTGGTTCTGGATGGTCTTGGCTTTATATTAAATACAATGGTACTTTGGATGTAGTAGCGACGCCCAATCAGGATAATCCTTTGATGGATACCCAATTGACGAGTAGGGGTGTGCCTATCTTGGGTGTTGATGTATGGGAGCATGCCTATTATTTGAAATATCAGAATAAAAGAGCAGACTATTTGGATGCGTTTTGGTCTGTCTTAGATTGGTCCGCCGTCGAAAAGCAGTACGAAGAAGTGATCGATAAATTGATTTAAAACCTTGAACATTCAATTAAGCGGGTATACTAATTATAAAATAACATGTTTGTAAATAAGGTTGAAAATTCGGGTATATTGGCGCTCGATCTCATTGATTTCAAAACTACACTTGAAATTATAGAATTTGACATCAAGACACTGTTTTACCAAGAAATGATCGT
The window above is part of the Sphingobacterium sp. ML3W genome. Proteins encoded here:
- a CDS encoding metalloregulator ArsR/SmtB family transcription factor, producing MQKAPADRILMLLKMRGEVTAALIAAELGITKEGARKHLLNLANQDLIESYARSEGIGRPSTYYCLSPLGLAKFPDSHADITVQLLQSIKQVLGENALDLLITDRESKVYQKYMNAISDTRSIEKKLDIIATKRTEEGYMAEWKKEAESYLLIENHCPICAAATECQGFCRSELRNFQQLIGPSYSISRIEYIIENGSRCTYRITERK
- a CDS encoding superoxide dismutase is translated as MSKFQLPDLSYAYGALEPYFDRETMTIHHQKHHQAYVDNLNKAVVGTGAEGIELQDILAEVSQYSPAIRNNAGGHYNHSLFWQILSATPKTVPTGKLAKEIDATFGSLDELKTRIKNAGLGQFGSGWSWLYIKYNGTLDVVATPNQDNPLMDTQLTSRGVPILGVDVWEHAYYLKYQNKRADYLDAFWSVLDWSAVEKQYEEVIDKLI